A genome region from Akkermansiaceae bacterium includes the following:
- a CDS encoding PEP-CTERM sorting domain-containing protein: MKNASKTPRLMLPTLAVALIAGSSASAAVIYADDFNRANNGAIGTTSVGGFSWVQTGRTTATSTLANELRAGNGGDQSDGAAYVNFDLNAVETYTVSFALRIDLIQVNGNFAFSPRIQNTTADGTAAHWYFDTDANLNGSGSADLFFNGVSVLADVLPMGTTVDVSMEVSGNNATLQIKNGATTLVTDTRSLGSFYNNSTADYAVFAYNNTGGSSRGLSAYVDDLNVIPEPSSIALLIVGSLGLLCRRHRKA, translated from the coding sequence ATGAAGAACGCATCCAAAACCCCTCGACTCATGCTTCCCACCCTTGCCGTGGCACTCATCGCGGGTTCATCGGCCAGTGCAGCCGTGATCTACGCCGATGATTTCAACCGCGCCAATAATGGAGCCATCGGAACCACTTCGGTCGGAGGATTCAGCTGGGTCCAAACAGGCCGAACAACCGCAACCTCTACCTTGGCAAACGAGCTGCGCGCAGGGAATGGCGGTGACCAATCCGACGGGGCTGCGTATGTCAACTTTGACCTCAATGCAGTGGAGACTTATACCGTCTCCTTCGCCCTAAGGATCGACTTGATCCAGGTGAACGGCAACTTTGCCTTCAGCCCCCGCATCCAGAACACGACCGCCGATGGCACCGCAGCCCACTGGTATTTCGATACGGATGCGAACCTCAACGGCAGCGGTTCGGCGGATTTGTTTTTCAACGGGGTGTCGGTCCTTGCGGATGTGCTGCCCATGGGCACGACGGTCGATGTTTCGATGGAGGTTTCCGGCAACAACGCGACGCTGCAGATCAAAAACGGAGCGACCACCCTCGTCACCGACACGCGCAGTCTGGGTTCTTTCTACAACAACTCGACGGCGGATTACGCCGTCTTCGCCTATAACAATACAGGGGGATCGTCCCGAGGGTTGAGTGCGTATGTCGATGACCTGAACGTGATCCCCGAACCTTCCTCGATCGCCCTTCTCATCGTCGGGTCGCTCGGCTTGCTCTGCCGGAGGCACCGCAAAGCGTGA
- a CDS encoding PEP-CTERM sorting domain-containing protein, which yields MPSPQKRITADPVPEPSSAALLGLAGLGFLRRRRK from the coding sequence GTGCCTTCCCCCCAAAAGCGAATAACTGCGGATCCAGTTCCGGAGCCCTCGTCCGCAGCCCTTCTCGGGCTTGCGGGGCTTGGTTTCCTCCGCCGCCGCCGGAAGTAA
- a CDS encoding autotransporter-associated beta strand repeat-containing protein, which produces MKPKNPSVSRLTASFATALSALFAIKSASAADFYWDAAAAANWTTNTAWATTAAGGTDPAGNPGAADNVFFNIDPNNTTAATVSLAGGARSANSVTFSTSGATNLRAGGANSTGSLTIGSGGITMNSGAGPVTISQTPVSSYGTLTTILNVNQSWTNNSTSALIVAGPLSGSGNLQKLGTGSLVLNGASTGYSGIITGDGGTIQPGNNSAFGTNKVVMNAGTIYPTAASYTFANDLELNNAWLRQGGGNSRLLTWNGNITTTGSSTIYSDGSTGGVTIGGTLAIGNGATFTSNGSSTTNRINGNITGTGVNFNVDGATLELSAATNHTGTTTISNGSVFRLQPNGTILSSNNVVINGNPSNFNIRNTVGWVYNGTISGDGLGQINLNSGTNATLAGAVSGLASINVNSANTDTTISGKISGGSVINIQSSGNPRLTLSNTGNDFTGNTTIFSGTLRLGNSGVVPDATSVVFSPATGVTSTLEMNGFNETVGGLITNTAGNSVVDNTAASTNSTLTVNATANSTFAGAIRNTGAGATLALTKTGLSNFTLGGTNTYTGATTVNGGTLALSSTGTIDNTSGVVLGGGTFDVSAKSGGYTVANLSGNGAVLGSLTVSTQLAIGSSPGTVDFSALTLGSGSTFLYDMTGGSNTADLGNVSATLDLGGATLNLVQLGSYTPNDKFTLFAYQTGNLTNTFAGLADGALFTDAGGDWMINYFDSSPGLNGGTGTSFITITAIPEPGTSLLALLGAAALLRRKR; this is translated from the coding sequence ATGAAACCCAAAAACCCTTCCGTTTCCCGACTGACCGCATCCTTCGCCACCGCGCTCTCCGCACTATTCGCAATCAAGTCCGCATCCGCCGCCGATTTTTATTGGGACGCCGCAGCCGCCGCAAATTGGACCACCAACACCGCATGGGCGACCACGGCGGCTGGTGGGACGGATCCGGCCGGGAATCCGGGCGCAGCGGACAATGTCTTTTTTAACATCGACCCCAACAACACCACCGCCGCCACCGTCAGCCTGGCAGGCGGCGCTCGATCCGCGAATTCCGTCACCTTCAGCACCAGCGGAGCCACAAACCTCCGCGCGGGAGGCGCCAACTCCACCGGCTCTCTCACGATCGGCAGCGGCGGGATCACCATGAACTCGGGTGCGGGACCGGTGACAATTAGCCAGACTCCGGTCAGTAGCTACGGAACACTCACTACGATTCTCAACGTCAACCAATCCTGGACCAACAACTCGACCAGCGCGCTCATCGTGGCTGGACCCCTATCAGGTAGCGGCAACCTGCAGAAGCTCGGCACAGGCAGTTTGGTCCTCAACGGCGCCAGCACCGGCTACTCCGGCATCATCACCGGCGACGGGGGCACCATCCAACCGGGCAACAATAGCGCCTTCGGCACCAACAAGGTGGTCATGAACGCCGGCACGATCTATCCGACGGCAGCAAGTTACACTTTCGCCAACGACCTGGAATTGAACAACGCCTGGTTGCGGCAGGGCGGGGGCAACAGCCGCTTGCTGACCTGGAATGGCAATATTACCACAACCGGAAGTTCAACCATCTATTCGGATGGCAGCACCGGCGGGGTCACCATCGGTGGCACGCTGGCCATCGGCAACGGGGCAACCTTCACTTCCAACGGATCCTCCACAACCAACAGGATCAACGGCAATATCACGGGCACGGGAGTGAACTTCAACGTCGACGGAGCCACCCTGGAACTCAGCGCGGCGACGAACCACACCGGCACCACCACGATCAGCAACGGCTCCGTGTTTCGCCTCCAACCGAACGGCACGATCTTAAGCTCGAACAACGTGGTCATCAATGGCAACCCGAGCAACTTCAACATCCGGAACACGGTGGGCTGGGTCTACAACGGCACGATCAGCGGCGACGGCCTCGGCCAGATCAACCTGAACTCCGGAACGAATGCGACCCTGGCGGGGGCGGTCTCCGGCCTAGCTTCCATCAACGTCAACAGCGCCAACACCGACACCACGATCAGCGGCAAGATCAGCGGCGGCTCCGTGATCAACATCCAGAGCTCGGGCAATCCGAGGCTGACCCTGAGCAACACCGGCAACGACTTCACCGGCAACACCACGATTTTCTCGGGCACGCTGCGCCTGGGCAACTCCGGTGTCGTGCCGGACGCGACCTCCGTGGTTTTCAGCCCCGCAACGGGCGTCACCTCGACGCTTGAAATGAACGGCTTCAACGAGACGGTCGGCGGCCTCATTACAAACACCGCCGGCAACAGCGTGGTGGACAACACCGCAGCCTCCACCAACTCCACCCTCACGGTGAACGCGACCGCCAACAGTACCTTCGCCGGCGCGATCCGGAACACCGGTGCCGGCGCCACTCTCGCCCTTACCAAGACCGGCTTGAGCAATTTCACCCTCGGCGGCACCAACACCTACACCGGTGCCACCACGGTAAACGGCGGCACCCTCGCCCTGAGCTCCACAGGGACGATCGACAACACCAGCGGCGTGGTTCTGGGCGGCGGCACCTTCGATGTCTCCGCGAAATCGGGTGGCTACACGGTGGCCAACCTCTCCGGCAACGGCGCGGTCCTGGGCTCGCTCACTGTCAGCACCCAGCTTGCGATCGGCAGCTCGCCCGGAACCGTTGATTTCTCAGCCCTTACGCTCGGCTCCGGCTCCACCTTCCTCTACGACATGACCGGCGGCTCCAACACCGCGGATCTCGGCAACGTCTCCGCCACGCTCGATCTCGGCGGGGCGACCCTGAACCTCGTCCAGTTGGGCAGCTACACGCCCAACGACAAGTTCACCCTCTTCGCCTACCAGACCGGGAACCTGACCAACACCTTCGCAGGCCTTGCCGACGGCGCGCTCTTCACCGACGCAGGTGGCGATTGGATGATCAACTACTTCGATAGCTCGCCGGGACTCAACGGGGGAACCGGCACGAGCTTCATCACGATCACCGCGATTCCCGAGCCCGGCACCTCGCTCCTCGCCTTGCTCGGTGCCGCCGCACTCCTCCGCCGCAAGCGCTGA
- a CDS encoding substrate-binding domain-containing protein — MGRLVITTAAEQVAWHLRAEILAGLRRGKMPGGDKLAAELGIGCNTAEAALDLLERQGLLLSRGSRRGRLIAEIPASVKNRSLRVAILTSESVDRGIDYMIEIEHELAGRPHTVIQVARGMVELGMDLRRISSLVEQTEADAWLVLAAPQDVMEWFAARGTPCFAIFGRRQGLPVAGAGPDKRAALLEATRRLAGLGHRRIVLFARPRRRLPTPGLSEQAFLDELEALGLPVGNYNLPAWEERPEGFHARLDSLFRVTPPTALIIQEAPSFLATQQFLSMRRISVPGDVSLVCTDHSPVFDWCRPLVSHIRWESRPLVNRVLKWASNVASGKADRQQLEIAAKFVEGGTIGPTAKRQ, encoded by the coding sequence ATGGGACGATTGGTCATCACCACGGCGGCGGAGCAGGTGGCTTGGCACCTTCGGGCGGAGATTTTGGCCGGGTTGAGGAGGGGGAAGATGCCGGGCGGTGACAAGCTGGCGGCGGAGCTGGGGATCGGCTGCAACACGGCGGAGGCTGCGCTGGATTTGTTGGAAAGGCAGGGCTTGCTGTTGAGCCGGGGCAGCCGCCGCGGGCGATTGATCGCGGAAATCCCCGCGTCCGTGAAAAACCGGTCATTGCGGGTGGCGATCCTGACGAGCGAGTCCGTGGATCGGGGCATCGACTACATGATCGAGATCGAGCACGAGCTGGCAGGCCGGCCACATACGGTGATCCAGGTGGCGAGGGGGATGGTGGAACTGGGTATGGATTTGCGGAGGATATCGAGCTTGGTGGAGCAGACGGAGGCGGACGCGTGGTTGGTGTTGGCCGCGCCGCAGGATGTGATGGAGTGGTTCGCGGCAAGGGGAACGCCGTGCTTCGCGATCTTCGGACGGCGGCAAGGCCTGCCGGTGGCGGGTGCGGGGCCGGACAAGCGCGCGGCGCTGCTGGAGGCGACGCGGCGACTGGCGGGGCTGGGGCACCGGCGTATCGTGCTGTTCGCGCGGCCGCGGCGGCGTTTGCCGACACCCGGTCTTTCCGAGCAGGCCTTCCTGGATGAGTTGGAGGCGCTGGGCTTGCCGGTTGGGAATTACAACCTGCCGGCGTGGGAAGAGAGGCCGGAGGGTTTCCATGCGAGGCTGGACTCGCTGTTCCGTGTCACGCCGCCCACCGCGCTGATCATCCAGGAAGCGCCGTCCTTTCTCGCGACGCAGCAATTCCTGTCCATGCGGCGGATCAGCGTGCCGGGCGATGTTTCGTTGGTCTGCACGGATCACAGCCCGGTCTTCGATTGGTGCCGGCCCTTGGTTTCGCACATCCGCTGGGAAAGCAGGCCGCTGGTGAACCGGGTGCTGAAATGGGCGTCGAACGTGGCAAGCGGCAAGGCGGACAGGCAGCAGTTGGAGATCGCGGCGAAGTTCGTGGAGGGCGGGACGATCGGGCCGACGGCGAAACGGCAGTGA
- a CDS encoding PEP-CTERM sorting domain-containing protein (PEP-CTERM proteins occur, often in large numbers, in the proteomes of bacteria that also encode an exosortase, a predicted intramembrane cysteine proteinase. The presence of a PEP-CTERM domain at a protein's C-terminus predicts cleavage within the sorting domain, followed by covalent anchoring to some some component of the (usually Gram-negative) cell surface. Many PEP-CTERM proteins exhibit an unusual sequence composition that includes large numbers of potential glycosylation sites. Expression of one such protein has been shown restore the ability of a bacterium to form floc, a type of biofilm.) has translation MNSHNKLVSIIPLAVLTVTAHGATTITPLTSFDPTTFFANVTAGFDFNGAGGPNQSGFTSIAPGSGGTYSATNNGITMDLAVTGFNASAHRNRNNAAAGNLVMDFGQWYHTTNANAEAAFTFTGLKANTVYEITMFVYNAGSGQMKHNFYEGTSSAGTFLTQYTTAGNQNNYSTWSPGITFGIDSGASSTISVTMQEAGSRLNIDGISIVEVPEPSLTALLGLGGVCLLRRRRR, from the coding sequence ATGAACTCCCACAACAAGCTCGTCTCGATAATTCCGCTGGCCGTATTGACCGTGACCGCCCATGGGGCCACCACGATCACACCCCTGACGTCCTTTGATCCAACCACCTTTTTTGCCAACGTCACCGCTGGTTTCGATTTCAATGGAGCGGGCGGCCCCAACCAGTCCGGGTTCACCTCCATCGCGCCCGGCAGCGGCGGCACCTACAGCGCTACGAATAACGGCATCACCATGGATCTCGCCGTTACTGGTTTCAACGCCAGCGCGCACCGTAACCGCAACAACGCCGCGGCGGGAAACCTGGTGATGGATTTCGGGCAATGGTATCACACCACCAACGCCAATGCGGAAGCCGCATTCACATTCACCGGCCTGAAAGCGAACACCGTATATGAGATCACCATGTTCGTTTACAATGCGGGATCCGGGCAGATGAAGCATAACTTTTACGAGGGCACCAGCTCGGCCGGCACCTTCCTCACCCAATACACCACAGCGGGAAACCAGAACAATTATTCCACCTGGAGCCCGGGAATCACATTCGGGATCGATTCCGGAGCATCCAGCACGATCAGCGTCACCATGCAGGAAGCCGGCAGCCGCCTCAACATCGACGGCATCAGCATCGTTGAGGTTCCTGAGCCGTCATTGACCGCCCTGCTTGGACTCGGAGGAGTCTGCCTGTTGCGTCGTCGCAGGCGGTAA
- a CDS encoding PEP-CTERM sorting domain-containing protein (PEP-CTERM proteins occur, often in large numbers, in the proteomes of bacteria that also encode an exosortase, a predicted intramembrane cysteine proteinase. The presence of a PEP-CTERM domain at a protein's C-terminus predicts cleavage within the sorting domain, followed by covalent anchoring to some some component of the (usually Gram-negative) cell surface. Many PEP-CTERM proteins exhibit an unusual sequence composition that includes large numbers of potential glycosylation sites. Expression of one such protein has been shown restore the ability of a bacterium to form floc, a type of biofilm.), which yields MNIQARMKAFGFLAGLVTTVGSANAAVTILSETWEYTKTSTDINVDSTLHSSVGYGLNQDNPTTLNGAGSGGNVLLDQGGFGGTYGVGTNAGSAIRIRSSNGAWLNRNALALSAYTSVTFSFDLKQNTANYHQVVEYSSDQAFTSPVLLDTFTGDTDLGVWLSKSYTITTGLTDTAYFRIRKLRPSPVGTTGGANGTSHTYDNILITAVPEPSSSALLGLAGLALIMRRRK from the coding sequence ATGAATATCCAAGCAAGAATGAAAGCATTTGGTTTTCTCGCCGGCCTCGTCACGACCGTCGGCTCTGCAAACGCAGCTGTCACTATTCTCAGCGAAACCTGGGAGTACACGAAAACCAGCACCGACATCAACGTCGACTCAACCCTGCACTCATCGGTGGGTTACGGGCTAAACCAAGACAACCCGACCACGTTGAATGGGGCTGGGTCAGGCGGGAACGTTCTCCTTGACCAAGGCGGCTTCGGTGGCACATACGGCGTCGGCACGAATGCCGGCAGCGCAATCCGCATCCGATCCTCCAACGGCGCGTGGCTGAACCGCAACGCACTTGCTCTCAGCGCTTATACTTCAGTCACCTTCTCGTTTGATTTGAAGCAGAACACCGCAAACTACCACCAAGTGGTTGAGTATTCCAGCGACCAAGCGTTCACCAGTCCTGTCCTTCTGGATACCTTCACCGGCGACACGGATTTAGGAGTCTGGCTCTCCAAATCCTATACGATTACCACGGGTCTTACTGACACTGCCTACTTCCGCATCCGTAAGCTTCGCCCCAGTCCCGTCGGCACTACCGGCGGAGCAAACGGCACCTCACATACCTACGACAACATCCTAATCACTGCCGTGCCTGAGCCATCCTCCTCCGCCCTTCTCGGGCTCGCCGGACTTGCTCTGATCATGCGCCGCCGCAAGTGA
- a CDS encoding substrate-binding domain-containing protein, producing the protein MRNIRILSSSEQVAAHLRGELENRTWSGMMPGGDLLARELGVGANTMEAALKLLELEGWLENRGRRRGRKIILQPRESGKGKIRITVLLGETSDRDQASILDLVNALEDEGHSAKFASKTQEELKDSVELISRCVGESAADAWIVYSATKDVLQWFAESDIPSFALAGRANRIALPSIAPDKITPLRTCLRRLVGLGHRRIVMLCRPMRRIPEPGLFERAFLKEMEALGISTGKYNLPDWEENTGDFHRVLDSLFGVTPPTALLIDEAPFVTATFQFCMRRGLDVPKDFSLICTDSDPSFAWSTPSISHIKWDRRPILKRIVQWADNIARGKKDQQKGFSNAELIEGGTIGPAPGA; encoded by the coding sequence ATGAGAAACATAAGGATCCTTTCCTCGTCTGAGCAGGTCGCAGCGCATCTGCGCGGTGAACTGGAGAACCGGACATGGAGCGGCATGATGCCGGGTGGCGATCTTTTGGCGCGGGAGCTGGGGGTTGGCGCGAACACGATGGAGGCCGCATTGAAACTGCTGGAGCTGGAAGGCTGGCTGGAGAACCGGGGACGGAGGCGCGGCAGGAAGATCATCCTGCAGCCCCGTGAGTCAGGAAAAGGCAAGATACGGATCACCGTCCTGCTGGGTGAGACCTCGGATCGGGACCAGGCCTCCATCCTTGATCTGGTGAATGCCCTTGAAGATGAGGGGCACTCGGCAAAGTTCGCATCAAAAACGCAGGAGGAGCTGAAGGATAGCGTCGAACTGATCTCCCGTTGCGTCGGGGAGTCTGCAGCCGATGCCTGGATCGTGTATTCCGCCACGAAGGATGTGCTGCAGTGGTTCGCGGAATCCGACATACCCAGCTTTGCCCTCGCCGGGCGCGCGAACCGGATCGCGCTCCCGAGCATCGCCCCCGACAAGATCACGCCGCTGCGCACCTGCCTCCGGAGACTGGTCGGGCTGGGTCACCGCCGCATCGTGATGCTGTGCCGGCCGATGCGCAGGATTCCGGAGCCGGGATTGTTCGAGCGTGCGTTCCTGAAGGAAATGGAGGCGCTGGGCATCAGTACAGGGAAATACAACCTCCCCGACTGGGAGGAGAACACCGGGGATTTCCACAGGGTTCTGGACTCCCTGTTCGGGGTCACGCCTCCGACCGCCCTTCTCATCGACGAAGCACCTTTCGTGACGGCGACCTTCCAGTTCTGTATGAGGAGGGGGCTGGATGTGCCAAAGGATTTCTCGCTGATCTGCACCGATTCCGATCCGTCATTCGCGTGGAGCACACCGAGCATCTCCCATATCAAGTGGGACCGCCGCCCCATCTTGAAACGCATCGTCCAATGGGCTGATAACATTGCACGGGGAAAGAAGGATCAGCAGAAAGGGTTTTCCAATGCGGAGTTGATCGAAGGGGGCACCATCGGCCCGGCTCCCGGGGCTTGA
- a CDS encoding transposase — protein MFGTLFSLSFSDLDSIARKSGLIRRRSRKLSASGFLLALLRSVTKGDASLSHLAMQLGTLQSSAMSRQSMHKHFSPASTSFLLTDLPSGDVLSSALHNARDSDQALGREILDHCRQADLIVRDMGFFNLESLHVIEAREAFWISRFSEAPQRQLRPALGHRDPVPLPQAILPDQSGAHTQKRLLPS, from the coding sequence ATGTTCGGTACACTCTTTTCACTGAGCTTCTCAGATCTCGATTCCATAGCAAGAAAATCAGGACTCATCCGCAGGCGCTCCCGCAAATTGAGTGCCTCGGGATTCCTTCTCGCCCTCCTGCGCTCCGTCACCAAGGGGGACGCCTCGCTCAGCCATCTCGCGATGCAACTCGGCACCCTCCAGTCCAGCGCGATGTCGCGCCAATCGATGCACAAGCACTTCTCACCCGCCTCCACCTCCTTCCTTCTCACCGATCTCCCCAGCGGAGACGTCCTCTCCTCCGCTCTCCACAACGCCCGCGATTCCGACCAGGCGCTCGGACGGGAAATCCTCGACCACTGCCGCCAAGCCGACCTGATCGTGCGCGACATGGGCTTCTTCAATCTCGAATCCCTCCATGTCATCGAAGCCCGCGAAGCCTTCTGGATCAGCCGTTTCAGCGAAGCGCCTCAACGACAACTACGCCCTGCGTTGGGGCATCGAGATCCAGTGCCGCTCCCTCAAGCAATCCTGCCAGATCAGTCGGGCGCTCACACACAAAAGCGACTTCTTCCATCTTGA
- a CDS encoding IS110 family transposase, which translates to MKTNSDTPRALYLGLDVHKEKTSIAILEAERDAEPRLYGEIGTTQHALERAIRRIAKSNGRKLSDLHVCYEASGCGFWIARRLLQMGVRCEVIAPSLIPTKSGDRVKTDKRDAMKLAKNLRSNDLVPVNIPDSVDEAVRDLCRGRTDAVDDLRRARARLLALLRRLGYKYDGKTHWSQAHMNYLRGLRMPDSAHHIVLEDNLTLIDFHEKRVERIEAEMLNLLGGWQRKPLVDALMAFKGFKLVAAMVTVSEIGTFSRFEHPKKLMAFLGLVPSENSSGGKQRQGGITKCGNPHARWLLIEQATHYRYPPKVSEQLSRRQTGQSRWILELSWSTQLRLSTRFMSLAKRRLHHNKIKVSVARELCAFIWELGTRIESKTPDQENVRNPRQARPPQGPITAPLHLPFFKSPGVPWGGI; encoded by the coding sequence ATGAAAACGAACTCGGACACGCCACGCGCACTCTACCTCGGACTCGACGTCCATAAAGAAAAAACATCCATCGCCATCCTCGAAGCGGAGCGCGACGCCGAGCCACGCCTTTACGGCGAGATCGGCACCACCCAGCACGCACTCGAACGCGCCATCCGTAGGATTGCCAAAAGCAACGGGCGCAAACTCTCCGACCTCCACGTCTGCTACGAGGCGAGCGGATGCGGGTTCTGGATCGCCCGGCGGCTTTTGCAGATGGGCGTCCGCTGCGAGGTCATCGCCCCTTCCCTCATCCCCACCAAGTCCGGCGACCGGGTCAAGACCGACAAGCGCGACGCCATGAAGCTCGCCAAAAACCTCCGCTCCAACGACCTCGTCCCGGTCAACATCCCCGACAGCGTCGACGAGGCCGTCCGCGACCTCTGCCGCGGCCGCACCGATGCCGTCGACGACCTCCGACGCGCCAGGGCCAGGCTCCTCGCCCTGCTCCGCCGACTCGGCTACAAGTACGACGGCAAGACCCACTGGAGCCAGGCGCACATGAACTACCTTCGCGGCCTCAGGATGCCCGACAGCGCCCACCACATCGTCCTCGAGGACAACCTCACCCTCATCGACTTCCATGAGAAACGAGTCGAACGCATCGAGGCGGAAATGCTCAACCTCCTCGGCGGCTGGCAGCGCAAACCCCTCGTCGACGCACTCATGGCCTTCAAGGGCTTCAAGCTCGTCGCCGCCATGGTCACCGTCTCGGAGATCGGCACGTTCAGCCGTTTCGAACACCCCAAGAAGCTCATGGCATTCCTCGGCCTCGTGCCTTCGGAAAACTCCAGCGGGGGCAAACAGAGGCAGGGAGGCATCACCAAATGCGGCAACCCGCACGCCCGCTGGCTCCTGATCGAACAGGCCACCCACTACCGCTACCCGCCCAAAGTCAGCGAACAGCTCTCGCGCCGCCAGACCGGGCAGTCCCGCTGGATCCTGGAGCTTTCATGGAGCACCCAGCTGCGGCTCAGCACCCGCTTCATGTCGCTGGCCAAGCGCAGGCTGCACCACAACAAGATCAAGGTCTCCGTCGCCCGCGAGCTCTGCGCCTTCATCTGGGAGCTGGGCACCAGGATCGAATCCAAAACCCCCGATCAGGAAAACGTCCGAAACCCCCGCCAGGCCCGCCCGCCGCAAGGACCGATAACCGCACCACTCCACCTTCCCTTTTTCAAATCCCCCGGCGTCCCTTGGGGGGGGATTTGA